From a single Pseudalkalibacillus hwajinpoensis genomic region:
- the gvpT gene encoding GvpT/GvpP family gas vesicle accessory protein, whose translation MAENEVDHTSGKILSQPAEGGSQPQGSGERPSVNFAIIGGVVGAGIGLLSSPGASKKVVESIGKSEAVRNAGQELRKSAQDFITEQALLTLRQTATGYMSKYEGRLLSPMKKNNEETKQETEEPSSQSNEEIEEIKEENKNLNERLDRIENMLSSLVDSK comes from the coding sequence ATGGCAGAGAACGAAGTAGATCACACAAGTGGAAAGATCCTTTCGCAACCAGCGGAAGGCGGCTCACAACCACAAGGAAGCGGCGAGCGCCCTTCTGTTAATTTCGCCATCATAGGCGGTGTCGTTGGTGCAGGTATAGGCTTATTATCGAGCCCCGGTGCTAGCAAGAAGGTTGTTGAGAGCATCGGAAAGTCGGAAGCTGTGAGAAACGCTGGACAAGAGTTAAGAAAATCAGCTCAGGATTTCATTACTGAGCAGGCTCTTCTTACATTAAGGCAAACGGCGACTGGTTATATGAGTAAGTATGAAGGTCGTTTGCTCTCACCAATGAAGAAGAATAATGAGGAAACGAAGCAGGAAACTGAAGAACCTTCCTCACAATCAAATGAAGAAATCGAAGAAATTAAGGAAGAAAATAAGAATTTAAACGAGCGATTAGATCGTATTGAGAACATGTTGTCGAGTCTAGTGGATTCAAAATAA
- the gvpJ gene encoding gas vesicle protein GvpJ, whose translation MSIQKSADSSSLAEVIDRILDKGIVIDAFARVSLVGIEILTIEARVVIASVDTWLRYAEAVGLLRDEVEEEGLAKQDNERVPQFSI comes from the coding sequence ATGAGTATTCAAAAAAGTGCGGATAGCTCAAGTCTTGCTGAAGTTATTGACCGGATTTTGGACAAAGGTATAGTGATTGATGCATTTGCGAGAGTTTCCCTAGTTGGGATTGAAATCCTAACAATTGAAGCTCGCGTGGTAATTGCAAGTGTGGATACGTGGTTGCGTTATGCAGAAGCAGTAGGACTCCTTCGTGATGAGGTTGAGGAAGAAGGCCTTGCGAAACAGGATAATGAGCGAGTACCACAATTTAGCATTTAA